One stretch of Nicotiana tabacum cultivar K326 chromosome 18, ASM71507v2, whole genome shotgun sequence DNA includes these proteins:
- the LOC107769538 gene encoding (S)-8-oxocitronellyl enol synthase ISY1 codes for MSWWWSGAIGAAKKKIDQDDAPIQKYQSVALIIGVTGIVGNSLAEILPLSDTPGGPWKVYGVARRPRPSWNADHPIEYIQCDISNPEDSQSKLTLFSDVTHVFYVTWASRSTEIENCETNGEMFKNVLNAIIPNCPNLSHICLQTGRKHYHGPFELFGKVGHDTPHHEGLPRLPVPNFYYTLEDILFEEVKKKEKLTWSVHRPGLIFGFSPYSLMNIIATLCVYAAICKHEGLKLKFPGVKSAWDGYSDCSDAELIAEHQIWASVNPNAKNEAFDVSNGDVFKWKHLWGILAEEFEVEAEEFDEKKKRWRLEEMMKDKGEIWDEIVKENGLVPNKLEQVGGWWFVDIVLSGECPLDTMNKSKEHGFLGFRNSKNAFISWIDKVKAYKIVP; via the exons ATGAGCTGGTGGTGGTCTGGAGCTATAGGCGCTGCCAAG AAAAAAATCGATCAAGATGATGCCCCAATACAGAAGTATCAAAGCGTTGCACTAATCATCGGAGTCACCGGCATCGTCGGCAACAGCCTCGCCGAGATCCTCCCTCTCTCCGACACCCCCGGTGGTCCTTGGAAGGTCTACGGCGTCGCTCGCCGTCCTAGACCGTCCTGGAACGCCGACCACCCTATTGAGTACATCCAATGCGACATCTCAAACCCTGAAGATTCGCAATCCAAACTCACTCTTTTCTCTGACGTCACTCACGTTTTCTACGTGACTTGGGCCAGTCGATCCACAGAGATCGAAAACTGTGAAACCAATGGGGAAATGTTCAAAAATGTACTGAATGCTATTATTCCCAATTGCCCCAATTTGTCTCACATCTGTTTGCAAACGGGTCGAAAACACTATCACGGCCCGTTTGAATTGTTCGGAAAAGTAGGACATGATACCCCACATCACGAGGGTTTGCCCCGTTTACCCGTACCCAATTTCTACTACACTCTTGAGGATATTTTATTTGAGGaggtgaaaaagaaagaaaaattaacaTGGTCAGTTCATAGGCCCGGGTTGATATTTGGGTTTTCACCCTATAGCTTAATGAATATTATTGCAACTCTGTGTGTTTATGCAGCTATATGTAAACATGAGGGGTTGAAATTGAAATTTCCAGGAGTTAAATCAGCGTGGGACGGGTACTCGGACTGTTCAGATGCGGAATTAATTGCAGAGCATCAAATATGGGCGTCAGTGAATCCTaatgcaaagaatgaggcatTTGATGTAAGCAATGGGGATGTGTTTAAGTGGAAGCATTTGTGGGGGATATTAGCTGAGGAATTTGAAGTGGAAGCTGAAGAATTTgatgaaaagaagaagagatgGAGATTGGAGGAGATGATGAAGGATAAAGGAGAAATTTGGGATGAGATTGTGAAGGAGAATGGATTGGTGCCTAATAAATTAGAGCAAGTTGGAGGTTGGTGGTTTGTTGATATTGTTCTTAGTGGAGAGTGTCCTTTGGATACTATGAACAAGAGTAAAGAACATGGCTTTTTGGGTTTTAGGAACTCCAAAAATGCCTTCATTTCATGGATTGATAAAGTGAAAGCCTACAAAATTGTCCCTTAA